One Sulfurimonas sp. HSL-3221 genomic window, CCGTTACCATTCCGATTGCAGTTGCCATCTCATCTCCTTTTGATGTATCTTAGCTGTATTATAGGCATTAACCGTCCCACAGCTCAATACTACTTTCGTATGAATTTGTTATCGCCTGGCGTTATTGACCATAATGGCCAGCTCCAGCCGGCTGGCCACGCCAAGCTTCTCATACACCGTCTTCAAATGGGTCTTGACCGTCTGTTCCGTGATGTCCGCCGTCTGGCCGATCTCCTTGTTACTCATCCCCAGTGCCACCATCTCCGCCAGCTCGCGCTCCCGCGCTGAAAGCGGGTCAAGCGCCTCGTGATGCTGGGCTGCCATCATACTGTTCTGTCGGATCATCATCTGGATAAACTCCGGGTAGAGCCAGATATTGCCGCCGACGACGGCCTTCACGGCCTGATTGATATTGTTGGGCGAAGCGTAGGTGTTCAGCAGGGCGCGTGCCCCCTCTTTGAGCAGCAGTATTCCGTCCGAATAGACGGGGCTGCTGTTCATCGCCATCACGGCGCTCTTCGTCCCCTTGAGAAACTGGAGCAGCTCCTCTATCTCACCGATGTTGCCG contains:
- a CDS encoding response regulator transcription factor, yielding MFQDLGALYGALDKAHPTVVLFDYDGNIGEIEELLQFLKGTKSAVMAMNSSPVYSDGILLLKEGARALLNTYASPNNINQAVKAVVGGNIWLYPEFIQMMIRQNSMMAAQHHEALDPLSARERELAEMVALGMSNKEIGQTADITEQTVKTHLKTVYEKLGVASRLELAIMVNNARR